From one Triticum urartu cultivar G1812 chromosome 3, Tu2.1, whole genome shotgun sequence genomic stretch:
- the LOC125549217 gene encoding uncharacterized protein LOC125549217 isoform X1 → MACTPCSASPATAPTQSCAAPRGSSPWSVPPLLLNGTRTNAAPAAWRRRPPKPGSTRSRQHRQFCRTPTSVSSTTLVPTTADGDDEGAGDILGDILEAMNHTPPHQEDGEGESSEDLHKQFEELFLKPDAAYSSSSSSSSKTRAAGRK, encoded by the exons ATGGCCTGTACGCCGTGCTCGGCGTCTCCAGCGACTGCTCCGACGCAGAGCTGCGCAGCGCCTAGAGGAAGCTCTCCATGGTCCGTCCCTCCTCTGCTCTT AAATGGCACCCGGACAAAtgcggctccggcggcgtggaGGCGGAGGCCGCCAAAGCCAGGTTCCACAAGATCCAGGCAGCATAGGCAG TTCTGTCGGACCCCAACAAGCGTATCCTCTACGACGTTGGTGCCTACGACAGCGGACGGCGACGATGAG GGTGCAGGAGACATACTGGGAGACATCCTGGAGGCCATGAACCACACACCCCCACAC caGGAAGACGGCGAGGGCGAGAGCTCGGAGGATCTGCACAAGCAGTTCGAGGAGCTCTTCCTCAAGCCCGACGCAGcctactcctcctcctcctcctcctcctccaagacAAGGGCCGCCGGCAGGAAGTAG
- the LOC125549217 gene encoding uncharacterized protein LOC125549217 isoform X2: protein MACTPCSASPATAPTQSCAAPRGSSPWSVPPLLLNGTRTNAAPAAWRRRPPKPGSTRSRQHRQFCRTPTSVSSTTLVPTTADGDDEGAGDILGDILEAMNHTPPHEDGEGESSEDLHKQFEELFLKPDAAYSSSSSSSSKTRAAGRK from the exons ATGGCCTGTACGCCGTGCTCGGCGTCTCCAGCGACTGCTCCGACGCAGAGCTGCGCAGCGCCTAGAGGAAGCTCTCCATGGTCCGTCCCTCCTCTGCTCTT AAATGGCACCCGGACAAAtgcggctccggcggcgtggaGGCGGAGGCCGCCAAAGCCAGGTTCCACAAGATCCAGGCAGCATAGGCAG TTCTGTCGGACCCCAACAAGCGTATCCTCTACGACGTTGGTGCCTACGACAGCGGACGGCGACGATGAG GGTGCAGGAGACATACTGGGAGACATCCTGGAGGCCATGAACCACACACCCCCACAC GAAGACGGCGAGGGCGAGAGCTCGGAGGATCTGCACAAGCAGTTCGAGGAGCTCTTCCTCAAGCCCGACGCAGcctactcctcctcctcctcctcctcctccaagacAAGGGCCGCCGGCAGGAAGTAG